The proteins below come from a single Caballeronia sp. SBC1 genomic window:
- a CDS encoding fumarylacetoacetate hydrolase family protein: MRLVTYRPEVSAAARLGAIVEGAVVDLARLGELAGVSLPDSMLQFIDLGPDAVKLTSTLLDSYRANWPLGLATPLANVKLLAPIPRPRKNIFGIGLNYVEHVAESSRTLDTSKDLPKQPVIFSKPPTTVIGPGDAIEHNAEITQQLDWEVELAVIMGTRAKRVTEADALQYVFGYSVMIDMSARDCRRAGQWIYSKGQDTYAPFGPCIVTADEIPDPHSLDLSLSVNGVTKQSSNTRHMLFKVPTLIADISAGIALEPGDIIATGTPEGVGAGRNPQEWLWPGDIVHAQVQGIGELRHPVVAV; the protein is encoded by the coding sequence ATGCGTCTCGTAACTTATCGCCCCGAGGTTTCCGCTGCAGCCCGTCTGGGCGCCATCGTAGAGGGTGCAGTGGTGGACCTGGCTCGCCTCGGTGAGCTCGCCGGTGTTTCGCTGCCCGACAGCATGCTGCAGTTCATCGACCTTGGGCCGGACGCGGTCAAGCTGACGAGCACGTTGCTCGACAGCTACCGCGCCAACTGGCCGCTGGGCTTGGCGACACCGCTTGCGAACGTCAAGCTGCTCGCACCCATTCCGCGTCCGCGCAAGAACATCTTCGGTATTGGCCTGAACTACGTCGAACACGTCGCGGAATCGAGCCGCACGCTGGATACGTCGAAGGACCTGCCGAAACAACCCGTGATCTTCTCGAAGCCGCCGACCACGGTAATCGGTCCGGGCGACGCGATTGAACACAACGCGGAAATCACCCAGCAGCTCGATTGGGAGGTCGAACTGGCCGTGATCATGGGCACGCGAGCAAAGCGCGTGACTGAAGCGGATGCATTGCAGTACGTGTTCGGCTACAGCGTGATGATCGACATGAGCGCACGCGATTGCCGTCGCGCCGGACAATGGATCTACTCGAAAGGACAGGATACGTATGCGCCGTTTGGTCCATGCATCGTCACGGCTGACGAGATTCCCGACCCGCACTCGCTCGACTTGAGCCTGAGCGTCAATGGCGTGACCAAGCAAAGCTCGAACACGCGGCACATGCTGTTCAAGGTTCCGACGCTGATCGCCGACATCAGTGCCGGCATAGCACTGGAACCCGGCGACATCATCGCGACCGGTACGCCCGAGGGCGTCGGCGCCGGACGCAATCCGCAGGAGTGGCTGTGGCCGGGCGACATCGTCCACGCGCAGGTGCAGGGCATCGGCGAACTCCGCCACCCGGTGGTAGCAGTCTGA
- a CDS encoding carbon-nitrogen hydrolase family protein → MLNLPQFKAAAVQAAPVFLDTDATVDKVCRLIKEAADNGAKLVAFPEVFVAGYPYWNWVMNPVEGSPWFEKLCKSAIELPGPEIRKIAQAAKSNHINVVVGVNERSRTGVGTLYNTLVAIADDGRILGRHRKLVPTWAEKLTWANGDGSALRVHDTSVGPLGSLACGENTNTLARFSLLAQGELVHVASYISLPVAPADYDMAEAIRVRAAAHCFEGKVFTVVSCSTISPEIVEAMSASHPQVREQLARRNSAFSGILGPDGRVIGEPLIDDEGIVYADIDLSRCIQPRQMHDITGHYNRFDVFDLRVNRRPLAAAQFSDADAAEVWDLDGELAEINSFENTESKR, encoded by the coding sequence ATGCTCAATCTTCCTCAATTCAAGGCCGCAGCGGTACAGGCCGCGCCGGTTTTCCTGGATACCGATGCGACCGTCGATAAGGTTTGCAGACTGATCAAGGAGGCTGCGGACAACGGCGCGAAGCTGGTTGCCTTTCCCGAAGTATTTGTCGCCGGCTACCCCTATTGGAATTGGGTGATGAACCCGGTCGAGGGGAGTCCGTGGTTCGAGAAACTGTGCAAATCCGCGATCGAGTTGCCCGGTCCGGAAATCCGCAAGATCGCACAGGCGGCGAAAAGCAATCACATCAATGTGGTGGTCGGCGTCAATGAACGTAGCCGCACCGGCGTAGGCACGCTTTACAACACGCTCGTCGCGATTGCCGATGACGGCAGGATTCTTGGCCGCCATCGCAAGCTCGTGCCGACCTGGGCGGAAAAGCTGACCTGGGCCAACGGCGACGGCTCCGCGCTGCGCGTACACGATACCAGCGTGGGCCCGTTGGGCTCGCTGGCCTGTGGCGAGAATACCAACACACTCGCGCGCTTTAGCCTGCTAGCCCAGGGCGAACTGGTGCACGTGGCGAGCTACATCTCGCTGCCGGTGGCGCCCGCCGACTACGACATGGCTGAAGCGATTCGCGTCCGCGCGGCAGCACATTGCTTCGAAGGTAAGGTTTTCACAGTGGTGTCCTGCTCGACAATTTCGCCGGAGATCGTCGAAGCGATGAGTGCGTCGCATCCGCAGGTGCGCGAACAACTCGCGCGGCGCAACAGTGCCTTCTCGGGGATTCTCGGGCCTGACGGCCGCGTGATCGGCGAGCCGCTGATCGATGACGAAGGCATTGTCTATGCCGATATCGACCTGTCGCGCTGCATCCAGCCGCGCCAGATGCATGACATCACCGGGCACTACAACCGTTTCGATGTCTTCGACCTTCGGGTCAACCGCCGCCCCCTGGCGGCGGCGCAGTTCAGCGATGCAGATGCGGCGGAGGTGTGGGACCTCGACGGCGAACTGGCGGAGATCAATTCATTCGAGAATACAGAGAGCAAGCGATGA
- a CDS encoding cupin domain-containing protein — MTDNTYDSYRESTAGRADVADTPELVAYYQQLEQLKAGALWTVANKIEPWQPQSASVPVLWRYRELREHVLRAVELVTPEKAGRRVVYLNNPGRHDVSAAVGWLYSGLQVMRPGEAASAHAHSASALRFIMEGSGAYTVVDGHKMTLGPNDFVLTPNGTWHEHGVAAEGTTCIWQDGLDIPLINALEAGFYVVHPELQQAVTHPVDDSTAIWGGTGLRPQNGDWNKNYSPLFKYEWEPTYEALTRQAKVTDGNPFDGVLMHYVNPVTGGPVMPTIGASMQLLRPGEKTRAHRHTGSFIYQVAKGSGCSVINGQRFDWTERDIFCVPSWAFHEHANASASDDACLFCFSDLPVMQSLGLYREEALAENGGHQVVAG, encoded by the coding sequence ATGACCGATAACACATATGACAGCTATCGCGAAAGCACAGCCGGCCGCGCCGATGTGGCCGATACGCCGGAACTGGTGGCTTACTACCAGCAACTGGAACAATTGAAGGCCGGCGCGCTGTGGACGGTGGCGAACAAGATCGAGCCGTGGCAGCCGCAATCGGCATCGGTGCCTGTGTTATGGCGCTACCGCGAGTTGCGCGAGCACGTGCTGCGCGCAGTCGAGCTGGTGACGCCCGAAAAGGCCGGACGGCGGGTCGTGTATCTGAACAACCCGGGCCGGCACGACGTGTCGGCTGCGGTCGGATGGCTCTATTCGGGGCTGCAGGTGATGCGCCCGGGCGAGGCGGCTTCGGCCCATGCGCATTCGGCGTCGGCGCTGCGCTTCATCATGGAGGGCAGCGGCGCGTACACGGTCGTCGACGGCCACAAGATGACGCTCGGCCCCAACGACTTCGTGCTCACGCCGAACGGCACCTGGCACGAGCACGGCGTCGCCGCTGAGGGCACCACCTGTATCTGGCAGGACGGTCTCGACATTCCGCTCATCAACGCGCTGGAAGCGGGCTTCTATGTGGTGCACCCGGAGCTTCAGCAGGCCGTCACGCATCCGGTCGACGATTCGACCGCAATTTGGGGCGGCACGGGCCTGCGTCCACAAAACGGCGACTGGAACAAGAACTACTCGCCCCTCTTCAAGTATGAGTGGGAGCCGACCTACGAGGCTCTCACTCGCCAGGCCAAAGTCACCGATGGCAACCCGTTCGACGGCGTGCTGATGCACTACGTGAACCCGGTCACGGGCGGCCCGGTGATGCCGACGATCGGCGCCAGCATGCAGTTGCTGCGCCCGGGTGAGAAGACCCGCGCGCATCGTCACACCGGCAGCTTTATCTATCAGGTGGCCAAAGGCAGCGGTTGTTCGGTCATCAATGGACAGCGCTTCGACTGGACCGAGCGTGACATCTTCTGCGTGCCTTCGTGGGCGTTTCACGAACACGCAAACGCGTCCGCGAGCGACGACGCCTGCCTGTTCTGCTTCAGCGACCTGCCGGTGATGCAGTCGCTTGGCCTCTATCGCGAAGAAGCCCTCGCCGAAAACGGCGGTCACCAGGTGGTGGCCGGCTGA
- a CDS encoding MarR family winged helix-turn-helix transcriptional regulator, which produces MNPQRPNKPKETAFVDSYTPALLAQVSELISGEFHVIVQANGFEVSDWRVLSTLSNSEPISIGRLAQVSVTKQPTVTRLLDRMEAQGYVKRVPHETDRRVTLIRITPRGQKLVLALIEQAKAHEEQVLAPLGKEKAEELKATLRLLIDLHRPPA; this is translated from the coding sequence GTGAATCCCCAACGTCCGAACAAGCCCAAGGAAACCGCCTTCGTTGACAGCTACACGCCCGCGCTGCTGGCGCAGGTCAGCGAGCTCATCTCTGGCGAATTCCATGTCATCGTGCAGGCCAACGGCTTCGAAGTCTCCGACTGGCGCGTGCTGTCCACGTTGTCCAACAGCGAGCCCATCAGCATCGGACGCCTGGCGCAGGTTTCCGTGACCAAGCAACCGACCGTCACGCGGCTGCTCGACCGCATGGAGGCACAGGGCTATGTCAAACGCGTCCCCCATGAAACCGACCGGCGCGTCACCCTCATTCGCATCACGCCGCGAGGGCAGAAGCTCGTGTTGGCCCTGATCGAACAAGCCAAGGCACACGAGGAACAAGTGCTGGCGCCGCTCGGCAAAGAGAAGGCCGAGGAACTCAAGGCGACGCTGCGCCTGCTGATCGACCTCCACCGCCCGCCCGCCTGA
- a CDS encoding cyclase family protein, which produces MTGSLEQLGADLASGQVRVVDLTQTLSPEFPALQLPPEFGQVWAFKMERISQYDEKGPGWYWNNFSCGEHTGTHFDAPVHWISGRDHAHNSVDTIEVKNFIAPAVVVDASGQVAGDADWLLTVDFLERWETRHGRIPASAWVLLRTDWSKRTDPAEFLNLREDGAHTPGPTQEAVEWLLHERQVHGFGVETINTDAGQSYGWSMPYPCHTLMHGANRYGLQCLKNLDQLPATGVVIVSAPLKIQGGSGSPLRVLALVQE; this is translated from the coding sequence ATGACGGGCAGCCTTGAACAGCTGGGCGCGGATCTGGCGAGCGGCCAGGTGCGTGTGGTGGATCTGACGCAGACGCTGTCGCCGGAGTTTCCGGCGCTGCAGCTGCCGCCGGAATTCGGGCAGGTGTGGGCGTTCAAAATGGAGCGGATCAGCCAGTACGACGAAAAGGGTCCGGGGTGGTACTGGAACAACTTCTCGTGCGGCGAGCACACGGGCACGCACTTCGATGCGCCGGTGCACTGGATCAGCGGGCGCGACCATGCGCACAACTCGGTGGACACCATCGAGGTGAAGAACTTCATCGCGCCAGCGGTGGTGGTGGATGCGAGCGGGCAGGTGGCGGGCGATGCAGACTGGCTGCTGACGGTGGACTTCCTTGAGCGGTGGGAAACGCGGCACGGCCGGATTCCGGCGAGCGCATGGGTGCTGCTGCGCACGGACTGGTCAAAGCGCACTGATCCGGCAGAGTTTCTGAACCTGCGTGAAGACGGAGCGCACACGCCGGGGCCGACGCAGGAGGCGGTGGAGTGGCTGCTCCATGAGCGTCAGGTGCACGGCTTCGGGGTCGAGACAATCAATACGGATGCGGGGCAGTCGTACGGGTGGTCGATGCCGTACCCGTGCCACACTCTAATGCACGGGGCGAACCGTTACGGGCTGCAATGCCTGAAAAACCTGGACCAGCTGCCGGCCACGGGGGTGGTGATCGTCTCGGCGCCGCTGAAGATCCAGGGTGGCTCCGGCAGTCCGCTGCGCGTGTTGGCGCTAGTCCAGGAATGA
- a CDS encoding bifunctional salicylyl-CoA 5-hydroxylase/oxidoreductase, whose amino-acid sequence MKIVCIGGGPSGLYFGLLMKLQDPSNEIVVVERNRPYDTFGWGVVFSDATMDNLREADPVSAVTIGDAFNRWDDVETHFKGRAIRSGGHGFIGIGRKKMLNILQARCEEAGVQLVFEEYVEDDEALAKKYGADLVIASDGINSFVRTKYAETFKPDIDQRRCRFVWLGTKKVFDAFNFIFVQTEHGWFQAHAYRFEDGLSTFIVETPEETWEAAGIGSMSQEEGIAYCEKLFAPYLDGNPLISNASHVRGAAIWIRFPRVICEKWVHWTDQKNGKKVPVVLMGDAAHTAHFSIGSGTKLALEDAIELARSLKDAAGSLEEGLKHYEAVRSVEVLKIQNAARNSTEWFENVERYASLEPEQFVYSVLTRSQRISHENLRVRDKDWLEGYEGWLATRAGSKNAGNSMPPMLIPYKVRDVELKNRVVFSPTAMYSCENGVPGDFHMVHLGSRALGGAGLVMVEMTAVSPDARATPGCPGLWNEEQVAAFARIVSFVHGNSSARIGIQLGHAGRRASTQLGWQKMDHPLDQGNWPVISASALPYLPGVSHMPRAVTLEDMERVCENFVCAARRADAAGFDWLELQAGHGYLLSSFISPLTNQRDGAFGGSMENRMTFPLQVMSAVRAVWPPSKPISVRISATDWVEGGISVDDAVLIGRMFKDAGADMIDCSSGEVSPAQKPVYGRMYQAPFADRVRNEAGIPTIAVGAITEADHVNGIIASGRADLCALSRPHLADPAWLLRETAKLGYWQVEWPKQYLFAKDQMERNFQRAAL is encoded by the coding sequence ATGAAGATAGTCTGCATTGGTGGTGGCCCCTCGGGGCTGTATTTCGGCTTGTTGATGAAGCTGCAGGATCCCTCCAACGAGATCGTGGTGGTCGAGCGGAATCGTCCGTACGACACCTTCGGCTGGGGCGTCGTGTTTTCAGATGCCACGATGGACAACCTGCGCGAAGCGGACCCCGTTTCGGCGGTCACCATCGGCGATGCATTCAATCGCTGGGACGATGTCGAGACGCACTTCAAGGGGCGCGCGATCCGCAGTGGCGGACACGGTTTCATTGGCATCGGCCGTAAAAAAATGCTCAACATCCTGCAGGCGCGCTGCGAGGAAGCCGGCGTGCAACTGGTATTCGAAGAATACGTGGAGGATGACGAAGCGCTTGCGAAGAAGTACGGTGCCGATCTGGTGATCGCCTCCGACGGCATCAACAGCTTCGTGCGCACCAAGTATGCCGAAACCTTCAAGCCCGATATCGACCAGCGCCGCTGCCGCTTCGTGTGGCTGGGTACGAAGAAGGTGTTCGACGCGTTCAATTTCATTTTCGTTCAGACCGAGCACGGCTGGTTCCAGGCGCACGCATACCGCTTTGAGGACGGGCTGTCGACCTTCATTGTGGAAACCCCCGAGGAAACCTGGGAAGCGGCAGGCATTGGCAGCATGAGCCAGGAAGAGGGCATTGCCTACTGCGAAAAGTTGTTCGCCCCCTATCTCGACGGCAACCCGCTGATCAGCAATGCGTCGCATGTGCGCGGCGCAGCGATCTGGATCCGCTTCCCGCGCGTCATCTGCGAAAAGTGGGTGCACTGGACGGATCAGAAAAACGGCAAAAAGGTGCCCGTCGTGCTGATGGGCGATGCGGCGCACACGGCGCACTTCTCGATCGGCTCCGGCACCAAGCTCGCGCTGGAAGACGCGATCGAACTCGCCAGGAGTCTGAAGGACGCGGCCGGTTCGCTCGAAGAGGGGCTCAAGCACTACGAGGCAGTGCGCAGCGTCGAGGTGCTCAAGATCCAGAACGCCGCACGGAACTCGACAGAGTGGTTCGAAAACGTCGAGCGCTATGCGAGCCTGGAGCCGGAGCAGTTTGTCTACTCAGTGCTGACCCGCTCGCAGCGCATTTCGCACGAAAACCTGCGCGTGCGTGACAAGGATTGGCTCGAAGGCTACGAAGGCTGGCTCGCCACGCGCGCCGGCAGTAAAAATGCGGGCAATTCGATGCCACCCATGCTCATCCCCTACAAAGTGCGCGATGTCGAATTGAAGAACCGGGTCGTATTTTCGCCCACCGCGATGTATTCGTGCGAGAACGGCGTGCCCGGCGATTTCCATATGGTTCACCTCGGCAGCCGCGCACTCGGCGGTGCCGGTCTGGTGATGGTGGAGATGACCGCGGTGTCGCCCGATGCGCGCGCTACGCCGGGCTGTCCCGGTCTGTGGAACGAAGAGCAGGTCGCCGCTTTTGCCCGCATCGTGAGTTTTGTACACGGGAATTCCAGCGCCCGGATCGGCATCCAGCTTGGGCATGCAGGGCGCCGCGCGTCGACCCAGCTTGGCTGGCAGAAGATGGACCACCCACTGGATCAAGGCAACTGGCCGGTGATCTCCGCTTCGGCACTGCCCTACTTGCCGGGCGTCTCGCACATGCCCCGCGCGGTGACTCTAGAGGACATGGAGCGCGTGTGCGAGAACTTCGTCTGCGCCGCGCGCCGCGCCGATGCAGCAGGCTTTGACTGGCTCGAACTGCAGGCGGGTCACGGCTACCTGCTGTCAAGTTTCATTTCGCCGCTCACCAATCAGCGCGATGGCGCTTTTGGAGGCTCGATGGAAAACCGCATGACGTTCCCGCTTCAGGTGATGAGTGCGGTGCGTGCGGTGTGGCCGCCGAGCAAGCCTATCTCGGTCCGCATTTCGGCGACCGACTGGGTCGAAGGCGGCATCAGCGTCGACGACGCCGTGCTGATCGGGCGCATGTTCAAGGACGCGGGCGCCGACATGATCGACTGCTCTTCGGGTGAAGTGAGTCCTGCGCAGAAACCCGTGTACGGCCGCATGTACCAGGCGCCGTTCGCCGACCGCGTGCGCAACGAGGCCGGGATACCGACCATCGCGGTCGGTGCAATCACTGAGGCTGACCACGTGAACGGCATCATCGCTTCAGGTCGTGCCGACCTGTGCGCGCTATCGCGGCCGCACCTCGCCGACCCGGCGTGGCTGTTGCGCGAGACCGCCAAACTTGGCTATTGGCAGGTCGAATGGCCAAAGCAGTACCTGTTCGCGAAGGACCAGATGGAACGCAACTTTCAGCGCGCCGCGTTGTGA
- a CDS encoding Asp/Glu racemase has translation MTQQRILRIGQIVPSSNTTMETEIPAMFRTREQDFAERFTFHSSRMRMKKVVKEELAAMDRDSDRCALELSDARVDVLGYACLVAIMSMGQGYHRVSEARLAQRTEENGAPAPVVTSAGALVDGLHAMGAKRVSVVCPYMKPLTKMVVEYIESEGIEVKDYVALEIPDNLQVAAQDPANLVDIYKRLDCGNIDAMVLSACVQMQSLPSIQKVQEESGIPTVSAAVATTWQMLRRLELRTEVAGCGELLSGKY, from the coding sequence ATGACACAGCAACGCATTTTGCGGATTGGCCAGATCGTCCCGTCTTCCAACACCACGATGGAAACCGAAATTCCAGCGATGTTCCGAACGCGGGAACAGGACTTTGCCGAACGCTTCACCTTCCACTCCAGCCGCATGCGGATGAAGAAGGTCGTGAAGGAAGAGCTGGCGGCCATGGACCGCGACAGCGACCGTTGCGCCCTTGAGCTGTCGGATGCCCGCGTGGACGTGCTGGGCTACGCGTGCCTCGTCGCCATCATGAGCATGGGTCAGGGTTACCACCGGGTCTCCGAAGCGCGCCTCGCGCAACGCACGGAGGAAAACGGAGCACCGGCGCCCGTGGTGACGAGCGCCGGTGCGCTGGTAGACGGCTTGCACGCGATGGGTGCGAAGCGGGTTTCGGTGGTCTGCCCGTACATGAAGCCGCTCACGAAGATGGTGGTCGAGTACATCGAGAGCGAAGGCATCGAGGTGAAGGACTACGTCGCGCTGGAAATCCCCGACAACCTGCAAGTGGCGGCGCAGGATCCGGCCAATCTGGTCGACATCTACAAGCGCCTTGATTGCGGCAACATTGACGCAATGGTGCTTTCTGCATGCGTGCAGATGCAGTCGTTGCCGTCGATCCAGAAGGTGCAGGAGGAATCGGGCATTCCTACTGTGTCCGCAGCAGTCGCCACCACGTGGCAGATGCTGCGCCGTCTGGAGTTGCGTACCGAGGTTGCTGGCTGCGGCGAACTGCTTTCGGGCAAGTACTGA
- a CDS encoding indolepyruvate oxidoreductase subunit beta family protein: MKAQPIKIAILAMGGEGGGVLADWIVSLGEHNGYYAQTTSVPGVAQRTGATIYYVELFPQELAERAGREPVLALMPLPGDVDVVLASELMEAGRAVQRGFVTPERTTLVASTHRVYSIAEKMAMGDGRVDGDTLISHADKAAKRFVRFDMAQAAEASGSVISAVLFGALAGTGVLPFSRAQFEQTVERGGVGVKPSLRAFDVAYARTAEIDTPHDAPAVPIDPNPRDAKVAKLLERARAEFAVEVRHVVIEGVRRMIDYQDLAYAGLYLDRLAAVCRGLTKPDINLVRETARYLALWMSYEDTIRVADLKTRSSRFERVRGEVRAQSDQLLAINEFMHPRLEEICETLPAALGRWLMHPHWVHRLVRRFTSSGRIIATSSIRGYVMLYAVSRMRCWRRKTLRYELENARIEHWLTQVTDTAKRNPALAVEIAQCQRLVKGYSDTHARGLKNYQTLMAAVARAGALLAPATLRELREAALADEHGKKLQQALIRHALA; encoded by the coding sequence ATGAAAGCCCAACCGATCAAGATTGCCATTCTCGCCATGGGCGGAGAGGGCGGTGGCGTGCTCGCCGACTGGATCGTTAGCCTCGGCGAACACAACGGCTACTACGCGCAGACGACTTCGGTGCCTGGCGTCGCGCAGCGTACCGGCGCGACCATTTACTACGTTGAGCTGTTCCCGCAAGAGTTGGCCGAGCGCGCAGGACGCGAGCCGGTGCTCGCGCTGATGCCGCTACCCGGCGATGTCGACGTGGTGCTCGCTTCGGAACTAATGGAAGCCGGGCGCGCCGTGCAACGTGGTTTCGTCACGCCTGAGCGTACGACGCTCGTCGCCTCCACCCATCGCGTCTACTCGATCGCCGAAAAAATGGCGATGGGCGACGGCCGGGTCGACGGCGACACGCTGATCTCGCATGCGGACAAGGCAGCCAAGCGCTTTGTGCGCTTCGATATGGCGCAGGCGGCCGAAGCGTCGGGCAGCGTGATCAGCGCAGTGCTGTTCGGTGCGCTAGCCGGTACCGGTGTGCTGCCGTTCAGCCGTGCGCAGTTCGAGCAGACTGTCGAACGAGGCGGTGTCGGCGTCAAGCCGAGCCTGCGTGCGTTCGACGTCGCATATGCCCGTACCGCGGAAATCGATACGCCGCACGACGCGCCGGCCGTCCCGATCGACCCTAACCCACGCGACGCGAAAGTGGCAAAGCTGCTTGAGCGTGCGCGCGCCGAGTTTGCGGTCGAGGTGCGGCATGTGGTGATCGAGGGTGTGCGCCGGATGATCGACTATCAGGACCTGGCGTACGCCGGACTCTATCTCGACCGTCTTGCGGCGGTGTGCCGTGGGCTGACGAAGCCGGATATCAATCTCGTGCGAGAAACGGCGCGCTACCTGGCACTCTGGATGTCCTACGAGGACACGATCCGGGTCGCCGACCTCAAGACGCGCAGCTCGCGATTCGAGCGCGTGCGCGGCGAGGTACGCGCGCAGTCCGATCAACTGCTGGCGATCAACGAGTTCATGCACCCGCGTCTCGAGGAAATCTGCGAAACGCTCCCCGCCGCGCTTGGCCGCTGGCTGATGCACCCACACTGGGTGCATCGTCTGGTACGCCGCTTCACGAGTAGCGGCAGGATCATTGCCACCAGTTCGATACGCGGCTATGTGATGCTCTACGCGGTTTCGCGCATGCGCTGCTGGCGCCGTAAAACGCTGCGCTACGAATTGGAGAACGCACGCATCGAACACTGGCTCACGCAGGTGACTGATACCGCAAAGCGCAACCCGGCCCTTGCGGTCGAAATCGCGCAGTGCCAGCGGCTCGTCAAGGGCTACAGCGACACGCACGCACGCGGGCTGAAGAACTACCAGACTCTGATGGCCGCCGTGGCACGCGCGGGCGCCTTGCTCGCGCCGGCCACGCTGCGCGAGTTGCGTGAGGCCGCATTGGCGGACGAGCACGGAAAGAAACTGCAGCAAGCGCTGATAAGGCATGCGCTCGCATAA
- a CDS encoding thioesterase family protein, whose protein sequence is MVHGQFKRKHKIHFSECDPAGIVFYPQYFVMFNDLLETWIDELVPIGFHGVIGSRRLGMPTVRLEVDFTAISRMGDQVWLSLEVVHLGQKSLTLAWQCSAEDGEVRMAATQTIVMTSLETHRAIAIPDDLRAAIERGLPANA, encoded by the coding sequence ATGGTTCACGGCCAGTTCAAACGCAAGCACAAGATTCACTTCTCCGAGTGCGATCCAGCCGGCATCGTTTTCTATCCGCAGTACTTCGTGATGTTCAACGATCTGCTCGAAACCTGGATCGACGAACTCGTGCCGATCGGCTTTCACGGGGTGATCGGCAGTCGCAGGCTAGGCATGCCGACGGTCCGCCTGGAAGTCGATTTCACGGCGATCAGCCGGATGGGCGACCAGGTGTGGCTATCGCTCGAAGTGGTTCACCTCGGACAGAAGTCGCTCACGCTGGCCTGGCAGTGCAGCGCAGAGGACGGCGAGGTGCGCATGGCTGCCACGCAAACCATCGTGATGACGTCGCTCGAAACGCACCGGGCCATTGCGATCCCCGACGATCTGCGCGCGGCCATTGAGCGAGGCCTGCCAGCGAACGCCTGA